A part of Candidatus Methylomirabilota bacterium genomic DNA contains:
- a CDS encoding hydroxyacid-oxoacid transhydrogenase, whose translation MNGVTLPTETVFVMEMSPIKFGLGAMDEIGFDAARLGLRKALVFTDRNLAAAGLPDRVRALLEEQGIKADVYDGVEVEPSDRSMEDAAEYARTKEFDGLVAVGGGSTIDTCKAANLLTCYPAPLLDYINKPVGKGVAVPGPLKPLIAVPTTAGTGSETTAVAVTHVIDQNVKAGVSHRLLRPALGVVDPLNTVTAPPEVTAAAGADILTHAIESYTTRPYNARAKHHPPDRPAYIGANPASDVWCEKAIDYVARYLRRAVLNGLDLEARVNLALAANYAGIGFGNAGVHIPHALAYPIAGLVRDYVPPGYRTRHAMVPHGMAVILTAPSAFRFTYTSATERHLRAAELMGVPVSGLSEAERREALPRALISLMRDTGIPNGLNAVGYTERDIPALVEGTLKQPRLLAGAPRSVGSADLEWILRDSMRLW comes from the coding sequence ATGAACGGAGTGACGCTGCCGACCGAGACCGTGTTCGTGATGGAGATGTCGCCGATCAAGTTCGGCCTGGGGGCGATGGACGAGATCGGTTTCGATGCCGCGCGCCTCGGACTCAGGAAGGCACTGGTCTTCACCGACCGCAACCTGGCCGCCGCGGGGCTCCCCGACCGCGTGCGCGCGCTCCTCGAGGAGCAGGGCATCAAAGCCGACGTCTACGACGGCGTCGAGGTGGAGCCGAGCGACCGGTCCATGGAGGACGCGGCGGAGTACGCGCGGACCAAGGAGTTCGACGGCCTCGTGGCGGTGGGCGGCGGTAGCACCATCGATACGTGCAAGGCCGCCAACCTCCTCACCTGCTACCCCGCGCCGCTGCTCGACTACATCAACAAGCCGGTCGGCAAGGGCGTGGCGGTGCCCGGCCCGCTCAAGCCGCTCATCGCGGTGCCGACCACCGCGGGCACGGGCAGCGAGACCACGGCGGTCGCGGTCACTCACGTCATCGACCAGAACGTGAAGGCGGGGGTGTCGCACCGGCTGCTCCGGCCCGCGCTGGGCGTGGTCGACCCCCTCAACACCGTGACCGCGCCCCCGGAGGTCACCGCGGCGGCGGGCGCGGACATCCTCACCCACGCCATCGAGTCCTACACGACGCGCCCGTACAACGCGCGCGCCAAGCATCATCCGCCCGACCGGCCCGCCTACATCGGCGCCAACCCGGCCAGCGACGTCTGGTGCGAGAAGGCGATCGATTACGTCGCCCGCTACCTGCGGCGCGCCGTGCTGAACGGGCTCGACCTGGAGGCGCGCGTCAACCTGGCGCTCGCCGCCAACTACGCGGGAATCGGCTTCGGGAACGCGGGCGTCCACATCCCGCACGCCCTCGCCTACCCGATCGCCGGGCTCGTGCGCGACTACGTGCCACCGGGCTATCGCACGCGTCACGCGATGGTGCCGCACGGTATGGCGGTGATCCTCACCGCGCCGTCCGCCTTCCGCTTCACGTACACGAGCGCGACGGAGCGCCATCTCCGCGCCGCCGAGCTGATGGGCGTGCCCGTGAGCGGGCTCTCCGAGGCCGAGCGGCGGGAGGCGCTGCCCCGGGCCCTGATCTCGCTCATGCGCGACACCGGCATCCCGAACGGGCTGAACGCGGTGGGCTACACCGAGCGCGACATCCCCGCGCTGGTGGAGGGCACGCTGAAGCAGCCGCGCCTGCTCGCGGGCGCGCCGCGCTCGGTAGGCTCGGCCGATCTGGAATGGATCCTGCGGGACTCGATGCGGCTCTGGTAG
- a CDS encoding nucleotidyltransferase family protein translates to MTDAASLARLLREPTSMARLVPAEWDVLLRQARHASLLARLEALARDAGVLAGAPLRVRTRLEAARTDVELHHRLIRWEVTRLRRVLAPLPVVLLKGAAYLHADLPAARGRQFNDVDLLVPAEQLDDVEARLQGAGWRSTLLTAYDDRYYREWSHELPPMAHKDRQVVVDVHHNILPPTGRLRPDARLLLAAARPLPGSPLRVLAPEDMVVHCACHLFMSGELHKSLRDLGDLDALVR, encoded by the coding sequence GTGACGGACGCCGCCTCCCTGGCGCGCCTGCTACGCGAGCCCACGTCGATGGCGCGCCTCGTCCCCGCGGAGTGGGATGTGCTCCTGCGTCAGGCGCGCCACGCCAGTCTCCTGGCCCGGCTCGAGGCCCTCGCGCGCGACGCCGGCGTGCTGGCGGGAGCTCCGTTACGCGTGCGCACGCGGCTGGAAGCGGCGCGCACCGATGTCGAGCTGCACCATCGCCTGATCCGCTGGGAGGTCACGCGGCTCCGCCGCGTCCTCGCCCCGCTGCCCGTCGTGCTCCTCAAGGGGGCCGCCTATCTCCACGCCGATCTGCCGGCGGCGCGCGGACGCCAGTTCAACGACGTGGACCTGCTGGTTCCGGCGGAGCAGCTGGACGACGTCGAGGCCAGGCTCCAGGGCGCGGGCTGGCGATCCACCCTGCTCACGGCGTACGACGACCGCTACTATCGCGAGTGGTCGCACGAGCTGCCGCCGATGGCGCACAAGGACCGTCAGGTCGTGGTCGATGTGCACCACAACATCCTGCCGCCCACCGGCCGGCTTCGGCCAGACGCGCGACTGCTGCTGGCGGCCGCGCGTCCGCTGCCGGGCTCGCCCCTCCGCGTGCTCGCGCCCGAGGACATGGTGGTCCACTGCGCGTGCCACCTGTTCATGTCGGGAGAGCTCCACAAGTCGCTGCGCGACCTCGGCGATCTCGACGCGCTCGTGCG
- a CDS encoding HprK-related kinase A — translation MRLGELDRRDLAARLERRGLDLDTGPFVVRIETPIPALVDEVHGLYRDYPLDEGGGLADFHVVVLSPSGPLGMRRWWRRQATVILDEDRPFEPLPLDMAVPMLEWSINWCAATRANQYVMIHAAVLERDGRALVLPGVSGAGKSTLCAGLALRGWRLLSDEFALIRPGDGALDPWPRPISLKNTSIELIRRWAPDAHMSTPVPNTNKGTVAHLRPPADSVRQAHEAAMPAWLVFPVFAPGAAPSLTRVPKARAFFRLADCSFNYPSLGIRGFRALSRMIDECDAYEFRYSSLDDALGLLGALPPPTPTA, via the coding sequence GTGAGGCTGGGGGAGCTCGACCGCCGCGACCTCGCCGCCCGCCTCGAGCGTCGCGGGCTCGACCTCGACACCGGCCCCTTCGTCGTGCGCATCGAGACACCCATCCCAGCCCTGGTCGACGAGGTGCACGGCCTGTACCGCGACTATCCCCTGGACGAAGGGGGCGGGCTGGCGGACTTCCACGTGGTGGTGCTGAGTCCTTCCGGTCCGCTCGGGATGCGGCGCTGGTGGCGCCGGCAGGCCACGGTGATCCTCGACGAGGATCGCCCCTTCGAGCCCTTGCCCCTCGACATGGCGGTGCCGATGCTCGAGTGGAGCATCAACTGGTGTGCGGCGACGCGCGCGAACCAGTACGTGATGATCCATGCCGCGGTGCTGGAGCGGGACGGCCGTGCCCTCGTGCTGCCCGGTGTCTCCGGCGCGGGGAAGAGCACGCTCTGCGCGGGGCTGGCGCTGCGCGGGTGGCGCCTCCTCTCGGACGAGTTCGCGCTGATCCGCCCCGGGGATGGCGCGTTGGATCCCTGGCCCCGGCCGATCAGCCTGAAGAACACCTCCATCGAGCTGATACGCCGATGGGCGCCCGATGCCCACATGAGCACGCCGGTCCCGAACACCAACAAAGGGACGGTGGCTCATCTCCGCCCGCCCGCGGACAGTGTGCGGCAGGCGCACGAGGCCGCGATGCCGGCCTGGCTCGTGTTCCCCGTGTTCGCCCCCGGGGCGGCGCCGTCGCTCACCCGCGTCCCGAAGGCCCGCGCGTTCTTTCGGCTCGCCGACTGCTCGTTCAACTACCCGTCGCTGGGGATTCGGGGCTTCCGCGCGCTGTCGCGTATGATTGACGAGTGCGACGCCTACGAGTTCAGGTACTCCAGCCTGGACGATGCCCTGGGCCTCCTCGGCGCGCTGCCGCCTCCGACGCCCACCGCCTGA
- a CDS encoding TAXI family TRAP transporter solute-binding subunit, producing the protein MNRRCTIALLVALVLILTGVGVARAAGELGLATGGERGTYYQFGLNLQKLVKDKGIDLSVYTSKGSIENVYAVYQKPNTQMGIVQSDVLAFVARVQSDPVLKRIAKKTKMVFPLYNEEIHLLGRKGITDFDDLTDRRVAIGREGSGTYLTARLLFKVSEVQPKEMVLIDTDEALTALKEGRVDAMFYVAGYPVKLFSEGVSQADNLALVPITNKSITEFYPRSEIPAGTYPWQPQALSTVAVKAVLISFDFRRRDCDLVGQFAQTVSANLPWLVKNGHPKWKSVDLDAPLRGWEQYDCVAKYLRKPGQPAAAKATGGNPVMDAIKEMLNE; encoded by the coding sequence ATGAACCGCCGCTGCACCATCGCACTGCTTGTTGCCCTTGTCCTGATCCTCACCGGGGTTGGCGTCGCGCGCGCGGCCGGCGAGCTCGGTCTGGCGACGGGAGGCGAGCGCGGCACGTACTACCAGTTCGGGCTCAATCTCCAGAAACTCGTCAAGGACAAGGGGATCGATCTCTCCGTCTACACGTCCAAGGGGTCGATCGAGAACGTCTACGCGGTCTACCAGAAGCCGAACACCCAGATGGGGATCGTGCAATCCGACGTCCTGGCCTTCGTGGCCCGCGTGCAGTCCGACCCAGTGCTCAAGCGGATCGCGAAGAAGACCAAGATGGTCTTCCCCCTCTACAACGAAGAAATCCACCTGCTCGGCCGGAAGGGGATCACGGACTTCGACGACCTGACGGACCGCCGGGTCGCTATCGGCCGCGAGGGTAGTGGCACCTATCTTACCGCGCGGCTGCTCTTCAAGGTGTCCGAGGTGCAGCCCAAGGAGATGGTGCTGATCGACACGGACGAGGCGCTCACCGCGCTCAAGGAAGGGCGCGTCGACGCGATGTTCTACGTGGCGGGCTACCCCGTGAAGCTGTTCAGCGAGGGCGTCAGCCAGGCCGACAACCTCGCGCTGGTCCCCATCACGAACAAGAGCATCACCGAGTTCTATCCGCGGTCCGAGATACCCGCCGGCACCTATCCCTGGCAGCCGCAGGCGCTCTCGACGGTCGCGGTCAAGGCGGTGCTCATCTCCTTCGACTTCCGCCGCCGCGACTGTGATCTGGTGGGGCAGTTCGCCCAGACGGTGTCCGCCAACCTGCCGTGGCTCGTGAAGAACGGCCATCCGAAGTGGAAGTCGGTGGATCTCGACGCGCCGCTGCGCGGCTGGGAGCAGTACGACTGCGTCGCGAAGTACCTCCGCAAGCCCGGGCAGCCCGCCGCCGCGAAGGCGACCGGCGGGAATCCGGTCATGGACGCCATCAAGGAGATGCTCAACGAGTGA
- a CDS encoding methylated-DNA--[protein]-cysteine S-methyltransferase produces the protein MSRETLTCREVEPDLIAVAMEEASPAAARRVDTHLAGCSECRQELGRYQEIEGAVTGLRSEPAPGAGPTLARAELEHRLADLRTRLVRYGVFESALGPILIGATEQGVSVVEYISGRGGAGNKLARRGAEAVEDVARTEGLFRDLTEYLQGRRTRLDWPLDLRLAGSEFQRRVLEVTLRLPFGSVASYARIAHELGAPQASRAVAQALRHNPLPIVVPCHRVVGSDGDLVGYAGNRIGLKQQLLSLEGIHLKGGGRSPHVDRDAVYYCHLDDTEYCIPTCGTISQQSLSNFTVYASRARAEGAGLAPCTSCRPDLHPLPA, from the coding sequence ATGAGCCGCGAAACCCTGACGTGCCGTGAGGTCGAGCCGGACCTGATCGCGGTGGCGATGGAGGAGGCGAGCCCCGCCGCGGCGCGGCGCGTGGACACGCATCTCGCCGGCTGCTCGGAGTGCCGGCAGGAGCTCGGGCGCTATCAGGAGATCGAGGGCGCGGTGACGGGGCTGCGCAGCGAGCCGGCGCCCGGAGCCGGGCCGACACTGGCGCGCGCGGAGCTGGAGCATCGACTGGCCGATCTCCGGACCCGTCTCGTGCGCTACGGCGTGTTCGAGTCGGCGCTGGGTCCCATCCTCATCGGCGCCACCGAGCAGGGCGTGTCGGTGGTCGAGTACATCTCGGGCCGCGGTGGCGCGGGGAACAAGCTCGCGCGGCGAGGCGCGGAGGCGGTGGAGGATGTCGCCCGCACGGAGGGGCTGTTCCGCGACCTCACGGAGTATCTCCAGGGACGGCGGACGCGGCTCGACTGGCCGCTGGATCTCCGCCTCGCCGGCAGCGAGTTCCAGCGTCGCGTGCTCGAGGTGACGCTTCGCCTGCCGTTTGGATCGGTGGCGTCATATGCGCGCATTGCGCACGAGCTCGGCGCGCCGCAGGCGAGCCGGGCGGTGGCCCAGGCGTTGCGACACAATCCATTGCCCATCGTGGTGCCCTGCCATCGCGTGGTCGGAAGCGACGGCGACCTCGTGGGCTATGCCGGAAACCGGATCGGCCTCAAGCAGCAGCTCCTCTCGCTCGAGGGGATTCACCTGAAGGGCGGCGGCCGGAGTCCGCACGTGGATCGGGACGCGGTGTACTACTGCCACCTCGACGACACCGAGTACTGCATCCCGACCTGCGGTACGATCAGCCAGCAGTCGCTCAGCAACTTCACCGTGTACGCCTCCCGCGCCCGCGCGGAAGGCGCCGGCCTGGCCCCGTGCACGTCGTGCCGGCCGGATCTGCATCCGCTTCCCGCCTGA
- a CDS encoding GatB/YqeY domain-containing protein, translating to MSRMGLEQQLTDTLTKAIKDKDLRTADAVRMLKTKLQERRTAKGFSGTVDDALVLDVIGAYRKQLQKAVAEYDKLGERGAAQAAQLRFEIELCERYLPRGMDEGALRALVGERIAALGITDPKQAGRLVGDVMKSHKGQVEAGDVKRIAEELLGGGA from the coding sequence ATGTCGCGCATGGGACTCGAGCAGCAGCTCACCGACACGCTGACCAAGGCCATCAAGGACAAGGACCTGCGCACCGCGGACGCCGTACGGATGCTCAAGACCAAGCTGCAGGAGCGGCGGACGGCCAAGGGCTTCTCGGGCACGGTGGACGACGCGCTCGTCCTGGACGTGATCGGGGCCTACCGCAAGCAGCTCCAGAAGGCGGTCGCGGAATACGACAAGCTCGGCGAGCGCGGAGCCGCCCAGGCCGCGCAGCTCCGCTTCGAGATCGAGCTCTGCGAGCGCTATCTGCCCCGCGGGATGGACGAAGGAGCCCTGCGCGCGCTGGTGGGGGAGCGCATCGCCGCCCTCGGCATCACCGATCCGAAGCAGGCGGGCCGCCTCGTCGGCGACGTGATGAAGAGCCACAAGGGCCAGGTCGAGGCCGGCGACGTGAAGCGGATCGCCGAGGAGCTCCTTGGAGGAGGCGCGTGA
- a CDS encoding FAD-dependent oxidoreductase, whose amino-acid sequence MGVSTAEVVICGAGIAGIAAAYHLAVRRGMANVVIVDERPPLSLTSDKSTESYRNWWPGPGDDMVALMNRSIDLLEELARESGNVFRMNRRGYLFATADPARVPDFVRAAREAAGRGAGVARLHATPGAEYRPAPAEGFEGEPVGADVVTDAGTIRRHFPYLAEDTVALLHARRCGWFSGQQLGMYLLERAREKGARLIEGRVESVETAGGRVRGVRLASAGGSVGIATPRFVVAAGPFLREVGRLVGVELPVFCERHAKVAFTDSLGAVPRHAPMLIWTDPVRLPWSAEEREVLGEAPDIRRLLEELPPGVHGRPEGPADSPIVLGIWTYDIEPLEPQFPIEFDPAYAEIVIRGLSRMLPAMAGYADRLPRTFVDGGYYTKTEENRFLACPLALDGAYVLGGLSGYGLMASNGAADLLADYIVGRPLPPYAKAFHLDRYQDPAYRALLPSWGDSGQL is encoded by the coding sequence ATGGGCGTATCCACGGCCGAGGTCGTCATCTGCGGGGCCGGCATCGCGGGCATCGCGGCCGCCTATCACCTGGCGGTTCGCCGCGGGATGGCCAATGTCGTGATCGTGGACGAGCGTCCCCCGCTCTCACTCACCAGCGATAAGTCCACCGAATCCTACCGGAACTGGTGGCCCGGCCCCGGCGACGACATGGTCGCGCTGATGAACCGGAGCATCGATCTCCTCGAGGAGCTGGCGCGCGAGAGCGGCAACGTGTTCCGCATGAACCGGCGCGGCTATCTCTTCGCGACCGCCGATCCCGCGCGCGTGCCCGACTTCGTCCGCGCCGCCCGCGAGGCGGCCGGACGCGGGGCGGGGGTGGCGCGCCTGCACGCCACGCCGGGCGCGGAGTACCGGCCGGCTCCGGCGGAGGGCTTCGAGGGCGAGCCCGTGGGCGCCGACGTCGTCACCGACGCCGGCACGATCCGGCGCCACTTCCCGTATCTCGCCGAGGACACGGTGGCGCTGCTGCACGCGCGCCGCTGCGGCTGGTTCAGCGGACAGCAGCTCGGCATGTACCTGCTGGAGCGCGCGCGGGAGAAGGGGGCCCGGCTGATCGAGGGGCGCGTCGAGTCGGTGGAAACGGCGGGGGGCCGGGTGCGCGGGGTGCGCCTCGCGAGCGCGGGCGGGTCCGTCGGCATCGCCACGCCGCGCTTCGTCGTCGCCGCGGGGCCGTTCCTGAGGGAGGTCGGACGCCTCGTGGGCGTGGAGCTGCCGGTGTTCTGCGAGCGGCACGCCAAGGTCGCGTTCACCGACTCGCTGGGCGCGGTGCCGCGACACGCGCCGATGCTGATCTGGACGGATCCGGTGCGCCTGCCCTGGTCGGCCGAGGAGCGCGAAGTGCTCGGGGAAGCGCCGGACATCCGCCGGCTGCTCGAGGAGCTGCCCCCGGGCGTGCATGGCCGGCCCGAGGGGCCGGCGGACAGCCCCATCGTGCTGGGCATCTGGACGTACGACATCGAGCCGCTCGAGCCGCAGTTCCCCATCGAGTTCGATCCGGCCTACGCCGAGATCGTGATCCGGGGCCTGTCCCGCATGCTGCCGGCCATGGCGGGCTACGCCGACCGATTGCCCCGGACCTTCGTGGACGGTGGGTACTACACCAAGACCGAGGAGAACCGCTTCCTCGCCTGCCCCCTGGCGCTCGACGGCGCCTACGTGCTCGGCGGCCTCTCGGGCTACGGTCTCATGGCCTCGAACGGCGCCGCTGACCTCCTCGCGGACTACATCGTGGGCCGCCCGCTCCCCCCGTACGCGAAGGCGTTTCACCTGGACCGCTACCAGGACCCCGCCTACCGCGCCCTCCTGCCGTCCTGGGGCGACTCCGGTCAGCTCTGA
- a CDS encoding serine/threonine-protein kinase encodes MTGGDRVAVRMLEGGGNGRDDSLLESLREHVVRVGALSARCPAIASLHECGRAEGGGIYLALEHPEAPTLAEVLQREGQLDPNRAVRLTVRVAEALESAHMLGIAHGGLMPRNIVLGENESVKLTEFGVDWLRTRARGADVNGAGASPYLAPEQRASGEASPQADVYAVGAILYETLAGRPPELQSPSRRRASIQPLRKLRPDVSPSLEHVVTRALEPDPERRYRDMTDLFNELWSEISPFSGSKPAGHGARVRRADGKRTRLIAVGIVVGAIAAIALLSRLLVAGPPALVSPARQPAPLPEVASPAPTAPAPSIVSEPERVAPEAPPPAVATTPPAMVTPPPPVVTPPPVVTPPPTVVTPPPVVTPPPVVTPPSRVAAPTPAVTPPPPVVAAPRPEAVPPPPSSRPVAPRPTPPVARSVVEAPRPAPPASQQEKPIRPAPRPAETPSPPVPAPAVALPTAPAGARNAGEDGGAIIDWLLKESSSTRR; translated from the coding sequence ATGACCGGGGGTGACCGCGTGGCCGTGCGCATGCTGGAAGGCGGCGGGAACGGCCGCGACGATTCCCTGCTCGAGTCGCTCCGCGAGCACGTGGTGCGGGTCGGCGCGCTGAGCGCGCGGTGCCCGGCGATCGCGTCCCTCCACGAATGTGGCCGCGCCGAGGGCGGCGGCATCTACCTGGCGCTCGAGCATCCCGAGGCGCCGACGCTGGCCGAGGTGCTCCAGCGCGAGGGGCAGCTCGATCCCAATCGTGCGGTGCGGCTCACTGTGCGCGTCGCCGAGGCGCTCGAGTCCGCGCACATGCTGGGGATCGCGCACGGCGGGCTCATGCCCCGGAACATCGTCCTGGGCGAGAACGAGTCGGTGAAGCTCACCGAGTTCGGCGTGGACTGGCTGCGTACGCGCGCCCGCGGCGCCGACGTCAACGGTGCGGGGGCCTCCCCTTATCTCGCCCCCGAGCAGCGGGCTTCGGGCGAGGCCTCCCCGCAGGCCGACGTCTACGCCGTCGGCGCCATCCTCTACGAGACCCTCGCCGGCCGGCCGCCGGAGCTGCAGTCGCCGTCGCGGCGCCGGGCCTCGATCCAGCCGCTCCGCAAGCTGCGTCCGGACGTCTCGCCCTCGCTCGAGCACGTCGTCACGCGCGCGCTCGAGCCCGATCCCGAACGCCGCTACCGAGACATGACCGATCTCTTCAACGAGCTCTGGAGCGAGATCAGCCCGTTCTCGGGCTCGAAGCCGGCCGGGCACGGTGCGCGAGTGCGTCGCGCGGACGGGAAGCGGACGCGTCTGATCGCGGTGGGAATCGTGGTCGGCGCCATCGCGGCCATCGCGCTCCTCAGCCGGCTGCTCGTGGCCGGGCCGCCCGCGCTCGTGTCGCCCGCGCGTCAGCCGGCGCCGCTGCCCGAGGTCGCCTCGCCCGCGCCGACGGCGCCGGCGCCTTCGATCGTGAGCGAGCCCGAACGTGTAGCCCCCGAGGCGCCGCCGCCCGCCGTGGCTACAACACCGCCCGCCATGGTCACGCCGCCGCCGCCCGTGGTCACGCCGCCGCCCGTGGTCACGCCGCCGCCCACCGTGGTCACGCCACCCCCCGTGGTCACGCCACCCCCCGTGGTCACGCCGCCGTCGCGCGTGGCTGCGCCAACGCCCGCGGTCACGCCGCCGCCCCCAGTGGTCGCGGCGCCGCGGCCCGAGGCGGTCCCGCCACCCCCGTCTTCACGCCCCGTGGCCCCGCGACCCACGCCGCCGGTGGCCCGCTCGGTCGTCGAGGCACCACGGCCGGCACCGCCTGCCTCTCAACAGGAGAAGCCGATCCGACCCGCGCCGCGCCCCGCGGAGACGCCGTCGCCCCCCGTCCCCGCCCCTGCCGTAGCGCTTCCCACCGCGCCTGCGGGTGCGCGTAACGCCGGCGAGGACGGTGGCGCCATCATCGACTGGCTCCTGAAGGAAAGCTCGAGCACGCGGCGCTAG
- a CDS encoding RNA polymerase sigma factor, which yields MADQAFEAVVAAHHGEIHRYLARVTRRPSDADDLSQETFLRAYRAHGRLAPDANVRAWLFAIATNLCRNHWRSEARRRRAHEAIGQRDERRDGGGPEGEAVLEQASKKIDAIVIALPLKQRLAFTMRKIHELDYDAIGQSLDCSAESARAHVFQALRKVRRALGDLAIAQVGRGEPSA from the coding sequence ATGGCAGATCAGGCGTTCGAGGCCGTGGTGGCCGCCCACCACGGAGAGATACACCGGTACCTCGCGCGGGTGACCCGCCGTCCGAGCGATGCGGACGATCTCTCGCAGGAGACGTTCCTCCGCGCGTATCGGGCGCACGGAAGGCTCGCGCCGGACGCGAACGTCCGCGCGTGGTTGTTCGCCATCGCCACCAATCTCTGCCGGAATCACTGGAGGTCGGAGGCGCGCCGCCGACGGGCTCACGAGGCCATCGGGCAGCGGGACGAGCGGCGCGACGGCGGGGGGCCGGAAGGAGAAGCGGTGCTGGAGCAGGCAAGCAAGAAGATCGACGCCATCGTCATCGCGCTGCCATTGAAGCAGCGCCTGGCGTTCACCATGCGAAAGATCCACGAGCTGGACTACGATGCGATCGGGCAGAGCCTCGATTGCTCCGCGGAGAGTGCCCGCGCCCACGTGTTCCAGGCGCTGCGCAAGGTCCGCCGGGCGCTCGGTGACCTCGCCATCGCCCAGGTGGGAAGAGGGGAGCCAAGCGCATGA
- a CDS encoding neutral zinc metallopeptidase encodes MRWRDMRGSGNIEDREGQGPARGGLGGGMKLGGAGLLAVVVVSFLLGLNPLDVLTGLQGGGPPPMDSPAPGPAPGGAPTGAPDPTKEFVARVLGDTEDTWRAIFQKQGREYEAPRLVLFRGAVESACGHASAAVGPFYCSGDQRVYLDRAFFEELSQRFGAPGEFARAYVIAHEIGHHVQNLIGVTEKVASQRARGGRGNALSVAMELQADCLAGVWGHYAKRRNLLDPGDVEAGLQAAAAIGDDRIQQQSRGYVSPESFTHGSSEQRVRWFRTGLDSGEVRQCDTFAAARR; translated from the coding sequence ATGCGCTGGCGAGACATGCGGGGCAGCGGCAACATCGAGGACCGCGAGGGCCAGGGGCCGGCGCGCGGCGGTCTGGGCGGCGGCATGAAGCTCGGCGGCGCGGGCCTTCTCGCGGTGGTCGTCGTGAGCTTCCTGCTCGGGCTCAATCCGCTCGACGTCCTCACCGGGCTCCAGGGCGGCGGGCCGCCCCCGATGGACAGTCCCGCGCCGGGCCCGGCTCCGGGCGGCGCCCCGACGGGCGCGCCCGACCCGACCAAGGAGTTCGTGGCGCGCGTGCTGGGCGACACCGAGGACACCTGGCGCGCCATCTTCCAGAAGCAAGGCCGCGAGTACGAGGCGCCGCGCCTCGTCCTTTTCCGCGGCGCCGTCGAGTCCGCGTGCGGCCACGCCAGCGCCGCGGTCGGCCCCTTCTACTGCTCGGGCGATCAACGTGTTTATCTCGACCGCGCGTTCTTCGAGGAGCTGTCGCAGCGCTTCGGCGCGCCGGGCGAGTTCGCGCGCGCCTACGTGATCGCCCACGAGATCGGGCATCACGTCCAGAACCTCATCGGCGTCACCGAGAAGGTGGCGTCCCAGCGCGCGCGGGGGGGCCGCGGGAACGCGCTCTCGGTGGCGATGGAGCTCCAGGCCGACTGCCTTGCCGGGGTGTGGGGGCACTACGCCAAGCGGCGAAACCTGCTGGACCCGGGCGACGTGGAGGCCGGGCTCCAGGCGGCCGCCGCCATCGGCGACGACCGCATCCAGCAGCAGTCACGCGGCTACGTGTCCCCCGAGTCCTTCACCCACGGCAGCTCCGAGCAGCGGGTGCGCTGGTTTCGCACGGGGCTGGACTCGGGCGAGGTGCGCCAGTGCGACACCTTCGCGGCAGCCCGGCGCTGA